CGACGAGCGCGGCACTCGTCACCTGGGCGATCATGAAGCCCGAGTTGAGGCCCGGGTTCTTGGCGAGGAAGGGGGGCAGGTTGGACAGGGCCGGGTTGACGAGCTGCTCCACGCGCCGCTCGCTGATGGAGGACAGCTGGGTGAGCGCCATGGCCGTCACGTCCATGGCGAGCGAGATGGGCTGGCCGTGGAAGTTGCCGCCCGAGATGATGCGGCCCGTGTCGACGAAGACGAGCGGGTTGTCCGTGGCGCTGTTGACCTCGACCTCGAGGATGCGCCGGCCGAAGGCGAGCCCCTCGCGCGCCGCGCCGTGCACCTGGGGCATGCAGCGCAGGGAGTAGGGGTCCTGCACCTTGCTACAGTTCACGTGCGTCTCCACCAGATCGCTGCCCGCGAGCAGCCGCAACAGGTGGGCGGCGACGGCCTTCTGGCCCTCGTGGGGGCGCACCTCCTGGATCTCCGGCAGGAAGGGCTTGTGGCTGCCGAGCAGGCCCTCGAGCGTCATGGAGCCGGCGATGTCGGCCACCAGGGCGAGCGACTCGGCGCGCAGTTGCAGGAGCGTGCCCACGGCGCACATGGCCTGGGTGCCATTGACGAGCGCCAGGCCCTCCTTGGCCTCGAGCACCACGGGCCTGAGGCCCGCGCGCTCCAGCGCCTGGCGGGCCGGCATCCGCTGTCCCTGGTAGAAGGCCTCGCCCTCGCCGATGAAGACGAGCGCCAGGTGCGCCAGCGGCGCCAGATCTCCCGAGGCGCCCACGCTGCCGCGCTCGGGCACCACCGGCACCACGTCCTGGTTGAGCATGTCCAGGGCGAGCTTCAGCGTCTCCAGGCGGATGCCGGAGAAGCCCTTGGCGAGCACGTTGCAGCGCAAGAGCAGCAGGGCGCGCGCCTCGGGCAGGGACATGGGCGTGCCCACGCCGGCGGCGTGCGAGAGGATGAGATTGCGCTGCAGCTCCGACAAGTCCTTCTTGTCGATGCGCACCTCGGCCAGGGTGCCAAAGCCGGTGTTGATGCCGTAGGCGGGCGCGTCTCCGGCGGCCACGCGCTCCACGAGATCACGCGAGGCCCGCACGCACGTTTCCGCCTCGGGGGAGAGTTCCACGGTCGCCTCGTTGCGGGCGACCTGGAGGATTTCCTCCAGGCGGAGGGTGTCTCCATCGATCAGAAGTCGGGGACGGTACATGTGAGCAGCTCCAAGGACTGTCGGGCGGCGGTGCCGCGCGAGGGGCGTTCCCTCTTATCTCAACCCGGGCGCGTGTGCAGCCCGTCCCCTCTCCGGGACCTTTTGACAGCCCCGGGTCACCTCACTACGGTGGCCGCTCCTTAGGTCTTAAGGTGAGGAGGAATCAGCCCAGGTGGCCTTGATCGTCCAGAAGTACGGCGGCACGTCCGTCGGCGACACAGAGCGAATGAAGAACGTGGCCCGCCGCTGCATCGCTGCCCAGGCGGCCGGGCACGACGTGGTGGTGGTGGTGTCCGCCATGTCGGGAGAGACGAACCGGTTGCTCAAGCTCGTCTCCCAGATCACCGACCGGCCCAACGAGCGCGAGCAGGACGTGGTCGTCGCCACCGGAGAGCAGGTCTCCATCGGGCTCGTGGCGCTGGCCATCCAGGCCCAGGGCGCCCAGGCGACCAGCTTCCTGGGCCATCAGGTGCAGATCGTCACCGACAGCACCTTCGCCAAGGCGCGCATCAAACGCATCGAGGCGGAGCGCATCGTCGATGCGCTCAAGCAGAAGCACATCGTCGTGGTGGCCGGCTTCCAGGGCCAGGACGAGCAGGGCAACGTCACCACCCTGGGACGTGGCGGCTCGGACACCACGGCGGTGGCGCTGGCCGCAGCGCTCAAGGCGGACGCGTGTGAGATCTACACGGACGTGGATGGGGTCTACACGACGGATCCCAACGTGTGCCCCGCGGCGCGCAAGCTCGAGCGCATCTCCTACGAGGAAATGCTGGAGCTGGCGAGCCTGGGCGCCAAGGTGTTGCAGATCCGCTCGGTCGAGTTCGCGATGAAGTACAAGGTGCCGCTCTGGGTGAAGTCGTCCTTCTCGGACGATCCCGGCACGCTGGTGTGTGAGGAGGACAAGTCGATGGAGAACGTGGTTGTCAGCGGCATCGCCTACGAGAAGAACGAGGCGAAGCTCGCCATCAGTGGCGTGCCGGACATGCCGGGTGTGGCGGCGAAGATCTTCGGCACCCTGGACGCGCAGAACATCGTGGTGGACCTGATCGTCCAGACGGCCTCGCGCGATGGGAAGACGGACGTGTCCTTCACCGTGGGCAAGACGGACCTGGTCAAGGCCCGCGAGGCCGTGGAGCAGGTGGCCCGGGAGATCAAGGCCGGCGGCGTGGAGACGGACAGCGACGTGGCCAAGATCTCCATCGTGGGCGTGGGCATGCGCAACCACTCGGGCGTGGCGGCGAAGATGTTCCAGGTGCTCTCGCAGGAGGGCATCAACATCCAGGTCATCTCCACGTCGGAGATCAAGGTCTCCTGCCTCGTCCAGTCCAAGTACACCGAGCTGGCCGTGCGCGCGTTGCACACCGCGTTCGGTCTGGACAAGCCCACCACGGTGGGCTGAGGGGTGAACCGCACCGGCGCTCTCGCGGTGGCCGCGCTCGGGCTGTGGGGCCTGGGCGTGGTGGCGCGCGTGCGCGGGCCCTCCACCGAGCCCGCGCTGGACTGTGAGCCGGGTGAGGTGCGGGTGGTGGAGGGCATCGCCCGGTGCGGCACGGGCGAGCCGCCCTCCGCCCCGCAGCGCCTGCTGCTGGGCCAGAAGCTGGATTTGAACCGGAGCTCCGAGGAGGACCTCGCCCGGGTGCCTGGCGTGGGAGCATCCCTGGCGCGCGAGCTGGTGCGGACGCGGGCGCGGCGGGGGCCGTTCTCCTCGTGGGACGAGGTGGCCTCCGTTCCCGGCGTGGGATCGGCCAGGCTGGCGACGCTCCGGGCGGCGACCGAGTTGCGGTAGGCGCCAGGGCCCCGAGGCGTGTGATAAAGCACGGAGCGTGGAGATCGCCTGCCCTCAGTGCTCGATGAAGTACGCGCTCGACCCCCGGTTGTTGCCGCCCGGGGGCGTTCCGGTGCAGTGCACTCGCTGCAGCCATGTCTTCATCGCGGGCGCCTCCGCTCCGGCGCCCGCCCCGGCTCCGAAGGCGCCTGGGGTTCCGGTGCGCGCGCCCAATCCCCTGAGCTCCACTCTGCTCTACGGCACGAATGCCGGGGGGTCGGAGGCCCCGGCCCCCACGACCACGCAGGCCTTTGGCGCCGTTCCCTCCGTTCCCCAGGTGCCGCAGATAGCTCCCGTGGCGCCCCGGGCCCCACCCGCTGCCCCGGTGGCGCCCTCGATCCAGAAGACACAGGCGTTTGGCGCCGTCCCCCAGGTGCCACCCGCCGCGAGGCCCGCCGCCCCGGCCACGAGGCCCGCTCCAGCCGCCACCAGGCCTCCTGGCCCGGCGGGCCGCCTTCCGCGCAAGCGGCCCCCGCTCCCCACACGACGCAGGTGTTTGGTTCGGTTCCTTCCCCCACCGACGTCGCCGCCCCGAAGCCCACCGGCAAGCCACCCGCCGCCACGGCGACGCCCTCCGCTCCGCCTCCCGGCTCCTCGGCCCCCGGCCCACGTCGGCCCGTCCCGTCACCGTGTCGCTGCCGGTGTCGCCCCAGGCCACCCCTCCAACGCGGGAAGAGGATCCCTTCGCCGCCCTGGAGGCGTCGGAGCCCTCCGCGTTCTCGCCGTTCGATGAGGCTCCCTCCGGGCCACCGCTCGCCCAGCCGCCCGGCATGACGCCTCGCGCCGCGGCGCCGGAGCGCCCCCTGCCGGAGCCCACGCCAGCACCCGTGTCTCCACCCGCGGCATTCGACGCTCCCCCTCCCTACGGCCACGAGCCTCGGATCGGAGTCGCGGCGACGACCCCCATCGAGCTGCCCGACGAGATCCTCGTCCAGTTGGATCGGCCCCTCTCGGAGTTGATGGGGGAGGAGGCGCCCGCCGAGGCGGCACCGCCCCCCGTGGGGCCCGCGCCCGCCTTGAGCAAGCCGCTCGAGCTGCCGCCCGAGTTGATGGATGCGCCCACCCCCTCCGCTCGTGACCAGGGCCGGGGCAAGCGCCCGGCGAAGGGTGGCACGGGCCGGGGCCTGCTCATCGCGGCGGGCGTCCTCGTGCTCGCCCTGACGGCGTTCTTCATCTCGCGGGCCTGGCTTTCCAAGCCCGACGTCCTGCCGCACACGGTGCAGGCCGCCAGGGACGAGGCGGTGGCGAAGTTTCGCCGGGACGACACGGCCTCGAAGGAAGAAGCCCTCGCCGAGTTGAAGTCCCTGTCGGACAGGTATCCCCAGAGCGTCGAGCTGCTGGCGGAGATGGGCATCGCGCTCGCCATGCACCTGGATGACACCCAGGTCCGCCTCACCACGCTCCAGGCCAAGGAGAAGCAGCTGAGCGAGCTCATCGATCGGCTCGTCTCGACCCAGACCCCCATCGACTGGCAGAGCCGTGCCAACACCCGCAAGGAGGAGCTGACCACGCTCCAGCGGCAGCGCTCCTCCCTGGAGGGGCGGAGCAAGGTGCTGGCGCAGGAAGCCGTGCAGGTCCTCAAGAACCTGGAGCTGGAGTCCGCGAAGGAGCCGCGCGAGGTGGCCCTGGCGCGTCTGCGGGCCCGGGCCCTGATGTCCGCCACGCTGGGGGTGGGCAACACGCCCGCGTTGGCCGTGAAGCTGGCCCAGGCGGAACAGTTCGAGTGGAGTTCGCTGGTCATGGCCGAGTACGTCCTCCACCACGCCTCGGCCTCGCCCGCCGAGACCCGGGAGGCCGCCGCCGGGATGGAGAGCCTGCGGGCCCGCAACAGCACCTACCTGCGTGCCTACGTGCTCGGGGCGCGCATCGCCCTGCTGCGCCACGAGCCGGCCGCCGCGCGCGCGCTGCTCAACACCGTCATCACCCTCAACCCCAAGCACGAGCTGGCCCAGCAACTCCATGCCTACATCGAGGACCTGGAGCGCCAGGAGTTCGAGCCTCCCCCCTCCGTGAAGCCCCCGCCCGCGCCCGCGCCGGCTCCCACGCCGGCGCCCGTGCCCACGGATGAAACGGCGCCCACCGCTCCCTCGGACTCTCCCCCCGCGGAGGGGACGGCGCCCGGAGCGCCCTCGAACGCGACGTCCATCACGCCCTGAAGGGCGCCTCGCGCGCGGGGAGGGTGAAAAAAGTTCCGTCTTCGGGCCGTGCGTCGGGGGTCTTCTCGCCCGGGCTCCAGGGCAGGTGGCTGGGGCGGACGGCGGTACGTCCCTTGCTAGCCTGGTGTCTCCGAGCGGGACGCGCATGGACGCGATTCCCAGGTCGGAGGCACGGGTGATGGCGGAGCTGGTCTTCTGGTGTGCCGCGGTGCTGCTGGTTCACACCTACTTTTTCTACCCGCTGGTGTTGTTCGCGATGGATGGCGTGGCGCAGGTGGCGCACAACCTGCGCTACATGCGCTCGGGAGCGAACCAGCGCCGCGCGCAGCGGGTGGGCGTGCCGCCCCGGGTGAGCCTGGTGGTGGCGGCCTACAACGAGGCGAGCTGCATCCAGCAGAAGCTGGGCAACAGTCTGGCGTTGAACTACCCGGCCGAGCGCTTCGAGGTGCTGATCGGCTCGGATGGCTCGTCGGACGGGACGGACGAGCTGGTGCGCGCGTGCACCGACGAGCGGGTGCGGCTGTCGGCCGCGCCCCGGGGCGGCAAGACGTCGGTGTTGAACCGGTGCATTCCCCTGGCCGGGGGTGACATCGTGGTGCTCTCGGACGCGAACACGATGATCGAGCCGGAGGCGATTCAACGCCTGGTGCGGCACTTCGAGGACCCCGAGGTGGGGGTGGTGTGCGGGCAGTTGCGGCTCTACAACCCGACGAAGGCCGAGTACGAGGAGAGCACGTACTGGACGTACGAGTCGCTCATCAAGTTCTACGAGGGCAAGCGCGGGGCGGTGATGGGGGCCAACGGTGGGCTGTACGCCATTCGCCGCTCGTTGTTCCAGCCCCTGCCGGCGTCGACGATCGTGGACGACTTCGTGATTCCGCTGCGCATCCTGGAGCAGGGCTACAAGGTCGTCTACGAGCCCGAGGCGGTGGCACACGAGGAGACGACGGAGGACTACGACAAGGAGTTCGGCCGCCGGGCGCGCATCGCGGCGGGCAACTTCCAGAGTCTGCGCATGGTGCCTCGGCTGCTCTCTCCGTTGGTGGGCTTCCCGGCGTTCGCCTTCTGGTCGCACAAGCTGCTGCGCTGGTGCGCGCCCGCGCTCATGGCCCTGGCATTCCTGGCGAACCTCTTCCTGGTGAACAGTATTTTCTACCGGTTCACGCTGATGGGGCAGGTGCTGTTCTACGGGCTGGCGCTGCTGGGGAAGACGGGGGCGCTCAAGGGCTCGGCGCGCCGGGTGGCGTCGGTGGCCTACTACTTCGTGACGATGAACCTGGCGATCGCGGTGGGCTTCTGGCGCTTCCTGCGCAACTCACAGCGCGCCGCCTGGGATCGCACGGCGCGCGTCTCGTCCTGAGTCCCTGGCCTCTCGAGGGCCTTGCCCTCGAGGGGGTCGGCTTCAGCGCCGGGCCACCGCCTCGGGGCGGGGCTCGGGCAGCACGGAGCCATACGCGGCGAAGAGCTGGCCGGTGAGCACCGGCGCCTTGCTGGCCCCTGGCACGCGCAGCATGTCATTGAGCACCGCTCCGGTGCGGGGATCCTTCTTGAGGTCGGGCCGGGCGAGGTTCATCCGGTAGCGCACCACGCCCCGCTTCACCCGGTGGATGACGACGACGGTGCCATTGGGCTCGACCTTGTCCACCAGGGCCACGTGGGTGAGCCCGTCGTTGCGCCGGCCATCCCGGTTGCGATCATAGGTCTCCCGGAAGAACACCAGGTCTCCTGGCCGCGGCGTGCCCTGGGTGTACACCCGGCCCTTGGCGCGCGCGTAGCGGTAGAAGGCGGTGACCCCGTTGTCTCCCTTCGCGGCGGCGCCGCGCAGCGACACCCCGGCCCGCGAGTGCACGGCCTCGACGAAGCCGGTGCAGTCCGCCGGCCAGGTGCGTCCGGACAGTTGGATCTTCGTGCGGCCCAGCAGTCCCCGGGCGGCGGCGAGCACCTTCTCGCGTGCATCGGGCGCGGGAGAGCGCCGCGGCTCGGGCGAGGCGGCGTCCCCGTCGCTGCTGGAGTCTCCGGACGCGGTGGGAGCGGGAGCGGAGTCGACCCCATCGTTCGGAATGGGCCGGGGCGCCGCGGGGGGCGTCAGGGGGCTGTAGCGGTAGTTCGAGGCGAAGAGCCTTCCTCCGGGAGGACTGCCCGTGGCGCACCCCGTGCACACCAGCAGTCCCGCGAGCAGTACACCCAGCTTCATGTCGCCACCTCCCTGCATCAGGCCTCGGGGTGATGCTCGGGTGGAGCCGGGGTGTGGTCAAAAAAACCACCCAGTCGAGCGGACAGGGGCCGGTGTGTTTTTCGGGCCGGGGGTGGGGTGGTAATGCTGGGGGGATGCGTGCGTTCCGAGCCCTGTGCCTGCTGTGGTTGCTGACTGGTTGTGGACTGCCCCGGGCCTACGAGCGGGCGCGCACCACGGACACGGTGGAGGCGTACCGCGAGTTCCTCCGGCAATACCCCGAGGGGGACGAGGCGGAAGCGGTGGAGGTGCGCATCGCGGAGCTGGAGTTCGAGGAGGCGAAGCGGCTGCACTCGGTGGTGGCCTACAAGCGCTTCATCGAGGCGCATCCGGAGGACTCGCACGTCCGGGCGGCGCGGGCGCTGCTGGAGGGACTGCGCTTCAACGCGGCCAGGGACGAGGGCACGGCGGCGGCGCTGCGCCAGTTCCTGGGGGATCACCCGGACGGGGCCCAGCGCGAGGAGGCGCAGCGGCTGTTGAAGGCGGCGGAGCTCCAGGAGGCGTCCTCGACGAGGGATCCGGCGCGCATGCGGGAGTACCTGCTGGAGGCGCCGGATGATCCCCGGCGGCTGGAGGTGGAGTCGCGCCTGGACGACGAGAGCTTCGCCCGGGCGGAGGGGGCGAGGGAATTGTTCGCCTACCTGCGCGACTTCCCGGCGGGGCGCTACCGGGAGCAGGCCAGGGTGAAGCTGCTGGGCCTGGAGATGGAGGGGCTGCTGTTCTCGGGGCTGTTGGAGGAGGCCCAGGCGCGTGTGGCGGCGCATCCGCTGGGCGCGAAGCTCGAGGACTTCCCGGCGCGCCTGGCGCGGGCCCGGGCCGAGCGCGCGGTCCTGCTCCAGCCGGACGCCCTGATCCGCTCGGCCCAGGTGGAGCACTACCTGCGCTCCATCGAGGACCTGAGCCGGGCGCTGGTGGCGCCGGATCCGATGGACCGCTGGCAGGCGGCGCAGGAGCTGGGACAGCACGTGTCGGTGAAGGTGTTGGAGCCGCTGCTGGAGGCGCTGCGCTCGGGGCGCAACCCCCTCATCCGGTGGCGGGCGCTGGAGAGCCTGGAGACGGTGCTGCGCGCCCTGCCGCGGCGGGTGGCGGAGTACGAGGTGGCGGTGCGGCTGGAGGCGCTGCGCGAGAAGGCGGGCAGCCCGGAGCTGTACCTGCGCACGGCGGTGTTGTTGGACCTGTCGGGGCGGGTGGGCGAGGCGGCGGCGGAGTACCAGCGGGCCTTCCTCCCGGAAGATCCGGATCCGGTGGTGTTGCGGCGGTGGATGGACCTGCGAGAGGCGCGGCACCAGGCGTTCTCGGCGGCGGTGGCGGCGCGGCAGCTCTCGCTGTGGGCCCTGCGCGTGGCGCGTGAGGAGAGCCTGTCGGCGGAGGGCGGAGTGCCGCAGGCGGCGGCGCGGCAGTTGTGCGCGGCGGCTCGCTTCGCGCGCATCGCGTCGGAGACGCTGGGCCGGGCGCGCGCGGCGAACACCGAGTTCCCCGAGGATCTGGAGGGCTTCGGGGTGACGGCGGCGGAGGCGCTCAAGCTGAGCGAGGCGCGGCTGGCGGACGCGGAGTTGCTGTTGCGCCAGCAGTCACCCGGGGCACGCACCTGCGGAGACGACGCGGTGCGTGAGCGCCTGGAGAGCGCCGTCGCCGAGCGCCGCGCGGCGCTGCGTTCGGTGGGCACGCGGCTGCCGCGGCTGGCGCCGGTGCTGCTCGAGGCGGCGAGGGCGCGGGATCCCTCCGGGGACATCCGGGCCGAGGCCGAGCGGCTCCTGGCGCGGCCGACCCCCTGAGTCGCCCGGACGTATCGCCGGGAGGTGACCGGTCGGGGTGGGTGGCCCTCTGTCGTCTGGCGGGAGCGGGGAGACGAGAAGTGCGCATGAGGGTGACTGTCGTGATACAGAGGGAAGCTCCACCATGGCGGACAGACCTCGCATCATCGGGATAGATCTGGGCACGACCAACACCCTGGTCGCGTCCGTGAAGAACCGTGTCCCGAAGATCGTTCCCACGGATCGCGGCAACCTGGTGTTGCCCTCCGTGGTGGCGCTGTCGGCCAAGGGCGAGATGCTGGTGGGAGGCGTGGCCAAGGATCAGATGGTCACCAACCCGAAGAACACGCTCTACGGGACCAAGCGCCTCATCGGCCGCAAGTACGAGTCCAAGGTGGTGGAGGAGCTCAAGAGCTACTTCAAGTACGACATCGTCCCGGGGCCGGAGGGGGACGCGGCGGTGTCGCTGGGCGGAAAGGTGTACACGCTGCCCGAGGTCTCCAGCTTCATCCTCAAGCAGCTCAAGACGATCGCCGAGCAGTTCCTCGGAGGCCCCATCGACGAGGCGGTCATCTCCGTGCCGGCGTACTACACGGACAGCCAGCGCCAGGCGGTGAAGGAGGCGGGGCGGCTG
Above is a window of Cystobacter fuscus DNA encoding:
- the hutH gene encoding histidine ammonia-lyase, which produces MYRPRLLIDGDTLRLEEILQVARNEATVELSPEAETCVRASRDLVERVAAGDAPAYGINTGFGTLAEVRIDKKDLSELQRNLILSHAAGVGTPMSLPEARALLLLRCNVLAKGFSGIRLETLKLALDMLNQDVVPVVPERGSVGASGDLAPLAHLALVFIGEGEAFYQGQRMPARQALERAGLRPVVLEAKEGLALVNGTQAMCAVGTLLQLRAESLALVADIAGSMTLEGLLGSHKPFLPEIQEVRPHEGQKAVAAHLLRLLAGSDLVETHVNCSKVQDPYSLRCMPQVHGAAREGLAFGRRILEVEVNSATDNPLVFVDTGRIISGGNFHGQPISLAMDVTAMALTQLSSISERRVEQLVNPALSNLPPFLAKNPGLNSGFMIAQVTSAALVAESRVLCHPASVDSIPSSAGREDHVSMGMTAALKGRQVADFTRTCLAIELLVASQALDYRLPVKAGRGPRAAHELVRSRVPTMEKDREIHRDIEAVCELIDSGLLLQTVRHATA
- a CDS encoding aspartate kinase; translated protein: MALIVQKYGGTSVGDTERMKNVARRCIAAQAAGHDVVVVVSAMSGETNRLLKLVSQITDRPNEREQDVVVATGEQVSIGLVALAIQAQGAQATSFLGHQVQIVTDSTFAKARIKRIEAERIVDALKQKHIVVVAGFQGQDEQGNVTTLGRGGSDTTAVALAAALKADACEIYTDVDGVYTTDPNVCPAARKLERISYEEMLELASLGAKVLQIRSVEFAMKYKVPLWVKSSFSDDPGTLVCEEDKSMENVVVSGIAYEKNEAKLAISGVPDMPGVAAKIFGTLDAQNIVVDLIVQTASRDGKTDVSFTVGKTDLVKAREAVEQVAREIKAGGVETDSDVAKISIVGVGMRNHSGVAAKMFQVLSQEGINIQVISTSEIKVSCLVQSKYTELAVRALHTAFGLDKPTTVG
- a CDS encoding ComEA family DNA-binding protein, whose amino-acid sequence is MNRTGALAVAALGLWGLGVVARVRGPSTEPALDCEPGEVRVVEGIARCGTGEPPSAPQRLLLGQKLDLNRSSEEDLARVPGVGASLARELVRTRARRGPFSSWDEVASVPGVGSARLATLRAATELR
- a CDS encoding glycosyltransferase family 2 protein, producing MAELVFWCAAVLLVHTYFFYPLVLFAMDGVAQVAHNLRYMRSGANQRRAQRVGVPPRVSLVVAAYNEASCIQQKLGNSLALNYPAERFEVLIGSDGSSDGTDELVRACTDERVRLSAAPRGGKTSVLNRCIPLAGGDIVVLSDANTMIEPEAIQRLVRHFEDPEVGVVCGQLRLYNPTKAEYEESTYWTYESLIKFYEGKRGAVMGANGGLYAIRRSLFQPLPASTIVDDFVIPLRILEQGYKVVYEPEAVAHEETTEDYDKEFGRRARIAAGNFQSLRMVPRLLSPLVGFPAFAFWSHKLLRWCAPALMALAFLANLFLVNSIFYRFTLMGQVLFYGLALLGKTGALKGSARRVASVAYYFVTMNLAIAVGFWRFLRNSQRAAWDRTARVSS
- a CDS encoding CHAP domain-containing protein, whose amino-acid sequence is MKLGVLLAGLLVCTGCATGSPPGGRLFASNYRYSPLTPPAAPRPIPNDGVDSAPAPTASGDSSSDGDAASPEPRRSPAPDAREKVLAAARGLLGRTKIQLSGRTWPADCTGFVEAVHSRAGVSLRGAAAKGDNGVTAFYRYARAKGRVYTQGTPRPGDLVFFRETYDRNRDGRRNDGLTHVALVDKVEPNGTVVVIHRVKRGVVRYRMNLARPDLKKDPRTGAVLNDMLRVPGASKAPVLTGQLFAAYGSVLPEPRPEAVARR
- a CDS encoding HEAT repeat domain-containing protein gives rise to the protein MRAFRALCLLWLLTGCGLPRAYERARTTDTVEAYREFLRQYPEGDEAEAVEVRIAELEFEEAKRLHSVVAYKRFIEAHPEDSHVRAARALLEGLRFNAARDEGTAAALRQFLGDHPDGAQREEAQRLLKAAELQEASSTRDPARMREYLLEAPDDPRRLEVESRLDDESFARAEGARELFAYLRDFPAGRYREQARVKLLGLEMEGLLFSGLLEEAQARVAAHPLGAKLEDFPARLARARAERAVLLQPDALIRSAQVEHYLRSIEDLSRALVAPDPMDRWQAAQELGQHVSVKVLEPLLEALRSGRNPLIRWRALESLETVLRALPRRVAEYEVAVRLEALREKAGSPELYLRTAVLLDLSGRVGEAAAEYQRAFLPEDPDPVVLRRWMDLREARHQAFSAAVAARQLSLWALRVAREESLSAEGGVPQAAARQLCAAARFARIASETLGRARAANTEFPEDLEGFGVTAAEALKLSEARLADAELLLRQQSPGARTCGDDAVRERLESAVAERRAALRSVGTRLPRLAPVLLEAARARDPSGDIRAEAERLLARPTP